CGTTCGTACGGCGGGATGTCCTCCTCCCCCACCAGCACGATGCGGCCGTCGAACCCTTCCTCGCGCAGCGCCGCCGCCGCGGTCCCACCGGCCAGGCCGGCGCCCGCGACGGCGATCGTCTCGGTCACGCCTGGACCTGGATGGCGCCGCCCTCCACCTGCACCGGGTAGCTCGCGACCGGCTCGGCGGCCGGGCCGTTCAGCACCTCGCCCGTGGTGACGTCGAACTCGCTGCCGTGGCAGGCGCACGTGATGGTGGTTCCGTCCAGATCACCCTCGGCCAGCGAGCACTGGCGGTGGGTGCACGTGTCGTCGAAGGCGTAGAACGTGCCGTCGACGTTGGCCACCGCGACCGGAACGCTCCCCAC
The sequence above is a segment of the Actinomycetota bacterium genome. Coding sequences within it:
- a CDS encoding non-heme iron oxygenase ferredoxin subunit; translation: MAEFVTVGSAQDVPTGEVRAFQVGSVPVAVANVDGTFYAFDDTCTHRQCSLAEGDLDGTTITCACHGSEFDVTTGEVLNGPAAEPVASYPVQVEGGAIQVQA